AAAAGCCTTGGTGAGGGCTTGGGACTTGCGAAAGATGAAAACCTTTTTGTCGTTTTCCGCGACCACAAAACCAGTCTGGAATACATCAGGAATTGTAGGGAAATCAATGAAAAAGGGCTTTATGTAGAATTAAACCCATATAGCTACCAAGTCTTTCTTAACTTCCGCGAATTACAAGATAATGAGTGGCGCCATTATGCTAACCTTACAGCATACCTTAACGGGCGTGGTGTGCCGAATATTGAAGAGGCGCTTCGGGAAATGCTTCTTAAGCCCATCCATAAGCGTTTCATGGAACTGGTCAATGCCAATATGTTTGGAAGGCTCATGGATGCCTGCAACCCCCGGGAACTCATCGATGAAGTGGAACAAAAGACTGTAAAACTGCTTGACGAGATAATGCGTTATACGGGTGCTACAGGTGATGTACATGGTATTGTGAGAGAGATCCGACAGACTTTTGAGATCAATCCGCAATCGCCTCTCATCAACAAGGATTTTCCCTCACCGGAATCAAAGACAATGAATGAGGTTGCAGAATATATACATTCACACCTGAAAGAGAATCAAAACCTTATGTATGTTTTATTTGGCTGGCTCTTTGTCCACGCACTGGGAAGGGTTTCTTTTCAAGGAATAGATGCAGATAACTTAAGCCGCAGCTGGATTGACGAATTGTCGCTTGGCAGAATCATCGCAGATACACTTCGGGAATCAGGATTTGACGAAAAAGCTGCATCAGAATCGGTGGAAATCATCAAGCTCACAACCGACCATCAAAACTGGTTCAAAACAAAAGGTGGTGCACATGCCTTACTTGAGTCTTTATTGAAGGACAGCGAGGCTCAAGAGTTCCTGCAGGTTAACCGCCACAGAAACATCCTCTGGTTCAGCAAGGAGGCATTCGAACAGCTCATGTGGTGGCTTCTCCTCATTGCGGTCATAAAAATAAGTTCTGATGTGTCCCAACCTATGCCAGATATGGCAAAAGCAATCACCGCCTGTTATGACATTATTAAGCGCCTATTAAAAGCCTCCAAGGAATCAGGCTATCAGGTGGAGAAACTTATAAAGATAGTAGACAGTAAGGAGTAGGCAGTAGGCAGCACAGTTTCTTATCTTCTTAACTTCTCACCTTCTGAAGTGTAGTGCCAGCCAGATGGTTTTTTGATGCTTATCCGTCCACCCCACTCTGTGCCGTTTGTGTGCAGGAATTAATATGTAGTCACCGGGTTTCATAGCCCTTGCTTCTTTCTCACCCTCAAAGAACAAGTCTGCACTCCCCTGAAGTAACAGTACCCATTCATCTGTATCCTGGTCATACCACTCCCCTTGTGGTGTCGCCTGCCCATCCGAAATGATTCGTTCCAGCCTCATATTTTTATTCTCCAGCAGGGGCTCAAAAATTTCCTCAGGAACAGAATCGGGTATATTTGAAAAAAGGTTCTTTATTCCCATCTGTTACACCTCTTCCTACACACTCTCAGTAGCATAGCGTTTGAGATATGAAGAAATTAATTTGCAAGCAATATTATTTAAGGCGAGTTCCATAAGCAAACATCAATGCCCTGCCCGCTCTCAGCATGGCATGGTATGCAATTGTATATGCCCATTCTTCATCAATTGTGAGGGTTTCTCTGGCAGTAACAATATCTCTATGTGCACGGCTAATATTTGACTGAACCTGTTTTGCATTATATTCTGCCTTTTCGATTAATCCCCGTGATTCAAGACTATGTAAGGCCATCCTCTTTTCCTGTTATCATGATTTTTCTACCAGCCAGTACATCCATAATAAAACCGTCTCTTGCGCGGTTTTTTGTTTTAAACTCTTTTGCATCATAGACTACATAATTAATTGTCCTGCCAAGTTTTTTCTCCAGGTCTCCCAATAAAAAATCAAGCTTACCCAAATCAATATCGCCAACAACCATCAGATCAATATCGCTCTGCGCGTTTTCTTCTCCTTTTGCGTAAGAGCCGTAAATAAAGGCATATTCAATGCCGTCAAGGGTATCGAATACAGCTTTAATCTGACCGGCGACACCTGCTGTTTTGAGCACAAGCCCTTTCATCTCATTGAAGAAGGCACATTCCCGGTTGACCTGAAAGTGTTTGAGATTTCCATGCGTTGCCGATGTAAGGATTCTGAGGTTTCCGAGTCTCTTCATTTCGCGGCTTAGATTTGTTGAATCTTCTTTCAGGATTATGGAGAGCTGGCGGACAAAAAACTGCTCGTCTGGATGAGTGAAAAACCAGCCAAGCAGCTTTGCCCTGATGCGTGAACCAAATATCTTTTCAAGAGTATTTGACAGCATAGTTGCAGTAAATATTACTACAATTGCAGTAAAAAATACTACATAATATTTACTTTGCCGGGAAACTGTTTCTCAATACTACTTTAAAACATTTTTTCCTTTGGTTGATTTAGTTTTTTTAAGCCTGAGAAACAGGCTGTACAGAAAAATTTTTTTGTCTATAATCCTTTGGGGACGTTATTTCATACTGTGTATTATTAACCTGTCCCCCTTTTTTCTTCATTCTCAAGCAATTTCAATTTATTTGCAAGTATTTTTTTTGCGGTCAGCCGGTGATGCATAGCTGAGAGCCAAGAGCGGAGAGTTAAGATTTTGATTCATACTCTAAGTTATGAATTTGCCTAATCCCAACAAAGACCTATATTGCTTTTGGAATCTTATAATTTACAGGAAAGAGTTTTTCTAACGATACATGTTTTGAGGCATCAAGAATTTCTATTCCAATAATCTTTTCCCTTTTACCAATATCTAAAACAATATTCTCTGAAACACGCCTGTTTACCACCTTCTGTTTTTTATCATCTAATCTGATATAGAGAAGATCTGCTTTGTCGTTATATACAATATTCATCCTAAACCTCCCATTTCCCGTAAAAAACATAAACGGTTACGGTTATAATCA
This is a stretch of genomic DNA from Pseudomonadota bacterium. It encodes these proteins:
- a CDS encoding alpha-amylase, yielding DKYFGTCTMMVTMPGLPMFGHGQIEGFEEKYGMEYRRAYKDEKPDTYLMERHEREIFPLLHKRYLFAGVEHFLLYDFFIASGYVNEDVFAYSNAYGNERSLVVYNNKNNSTQGWVRTSVAYSVKAGQGDARKLVQKSLGEGLGLAKDENLFVVFRDHKTSLEYIRNCREINEKGLYVELNPYSYQVFLNFRELQDNEWRHYANLTAYLNGRGVPNIEEALREMLLKPIHKRFMELVNANMFGRLMDACNPRELIDEVEQKTVKLLDEIMRYTGATGDVHGIVREIRQTFEINPQSPLINKDFPSPESKTMNEVAEYIHSHLKENQNLMYVLFGWLFVHALGRVSFQGIDADNLSRSWIDELSLGRIIADTLRESGFDEKAASESVEIIKLTTDHQNWFKTKGGAHALLESLLKDSEAQEFLQVNRHRNILWFSKEAFEQLMWWLLLIAVIKISSDVSQPMPDMAKAITACYDIIKRLLKASKESGYQVEKLIKIVDSKE
- a CDS encoding cupin domain-containing protein; this encodes MGIKNLFSNIPDSVPEEIFEPLLENKNMRLERIISDGQATPQGEWYDQDTDEWVLLLQGSADLFFEGEKEARAMKPGDYILIPAHKRHRVGWTDKHQKTIWLALHFRR
- a CDS encoding nucleotidyltransferase domain-containing protein — translated: MLSNTLEKIFGSRIRAKLLGWFFTHPDEQFFVRQLSIILKEDSTNLSREMKRLGNLRILTSATHGNLKHFQVNRECAFFNEMKGLVLKTAGVAGQIKAVFDTLDGIEYAFIYGSYAKGEENAQSDIDLMVVGDIDLGKLDFLLGDLEKKLGRTINYVVYDAKEFKTKNRARDGFIMDVLAGRKIMITGKEDGLT
- a CDS encoding DUF2283 domain-containing protein, which encodes MNIVYNDKADLLYIRLDDKKQKVVNRRVSENIVLDIGKREKIIGIEILDASKHVSLEKLFPVNYKIPKAI